CATGCGTGCAGCCTCCTCGGACACCTTCGAGAACCTGACGCCGCCGCGCGACCTCACCCTCGAAGAATCCCTCGAATTCGCCCGTGAGGACGAGTGCGTTGAGGTGACCCCTGAGTCGATCCGTATCCGCAAGCTCATCCTGGACACCAACGAACGTGCCAAGGCCAACCGCGCACGCGCCAAGGTCTAGTTTTCAGCAGGAAAGCCGGGACGGCTGGCGGGAATCCCCGCCGTCGTTCCGGCTTTTTCGTTCCCCAAGGGCGGGGCTGCGCCTTCACCCTCGTCATGGATGCGCAGAGACGGTCCGTGCGCGCTGAGCCCCGCCGTCAGCGCGCGCGCGGACACTTTTCCACATGGCTTCTGTTGGCCGGTGCGCCCGGAATCCGGGGAAAGGCACCATCGAGTCATGCGAAAAGTTACCGACGTGCTGACCGATCTGGGTGGCGTTGCCGGCACCAGTTCCCTCAGGCAGGCGGGTGTATCCCGACGGTTGATTGAAGCTGGTCTATCGGACGCCTCCATTCACAGAGTGGCCCGGGGCGTTTATGCGCTGCCCGATGCCGAGCCCTTGGCTGTCCACGCCGGCCGCCATTACGCCGTGCCTGGTTGTGTCACGGCGGCCTTCGCGGCGGGGCTTTGGGTGGTGAAAAGGCCGGACCAGCCGCATCTTGCCGCCAGTCATGGCAGGCCAATCACGGGTTGTGTGGTGCATCGAAGCCACCTACCGCTGACCCATCTGGACATCGTGTGCCAATCGCTGCGCTGCCTGCCGCGGCTCGAGGGCCTGACCATTGCAGAATCCGCAGTCAAACAGGGCCTGGTTCAACTTTCGGATCTGCGTGGCCGCTTTCCAGCTGCAAGGGAAAAGGCATTGCTGGTGCTGGTGGCAAGGATCCGGCCACAATCCGGTTCCATCATTGAGACCATGGCCCGATACTTGCTGGAAGAGGCCGGACTAACGGTCGAGCTGCAGGTCAGCGTTCCAGGAATGGGACACCTGGACCTCCTCGTTGACGGCTTGCTTGGCATTGAGACGGACGGCTACGCCCACCACAGCAGCCGGCAAGCGTACAGGGAGGACAGGCGGCGGTGGAACATCACGGTCGTCCGTGGTCTTCCCACGCTCCGCGTGACTTTCGAAATGCTCCTCAACGAGCCCATGGAGTTTGTGAAGATGGTGCACCTGGCCCTTGGCACGTACCGGACTGCACATTGAAGTCCAGTCTCGATCCGCATGGGCAGCCCCTGCGCGGTGACGACGGCGCTCAGCGCGCGGGCCGGCGACGTTCAGGCGCAGGCGGCACTTCCTTCGCGGCAACTACCAGCTCCAGGGGAATGACGACGTCGGCCTGCCACGTTCGGACCGTGCAGCCGCCGTCGTCGCTGTACAGCAGGTAGCCCAGGGCGTCAGTGAGCCCGCCCTCGATCCTGTACCGAACCACGACCCTGGTTCCGGGTGCGGCGGCTGCCAGGAAACTGCGGGGCGTAGGCTGGGCGGGACTCACCAGTTCATACTATGGGGCCGGCTAGGTTCGCAGTGACGGGCTGGGAGATAATAGGCTCAGAATTCAACAGTCCGGAGGAAGTGCCGGATGCAATCGCCGGCGGGCCGCCGGCACCAACGTGGAGAGGCAAGGGACGTGACGTACGTAATCGCGCAGCCGTGTGTGGATGTCAAGGACAAGGCATGTATTGAGGAGTGCCCCGTCGACTGCATCTACGAGGGTGAGCGTTCTCTGTACATCCATCCGGACGAGTGCGTCGACTGCGGTGCCTGCGAACCTGTATGCCCGGTCGAGGCCATCTACTACGAGGATGACACCCCTGACGAGTGGGCCGACTACTACAAGGCGAACGTCGAATTCTTCGACGATCTCGGTTCCCCCGGCGGTGCCGCGAAAATCGGCAACACGGGTAAGGACCACCCGATGATTGCCGCCCTGCCGCCGCAGAACCAAGACCACTGAACCCGGCGTGACCGCAGCCGTGAACAGCTTTGGCCTTAGCCTGCCTGACTACCCGTGGGAGGCCATGGCACCGTATGTGGCCAGGGCTTCGGAACATCCGGGCGGGGCTGTGAATCTGTCCATCGGCACGCCCGTGGACCCTACCCCCGGCTTGATCCAGGACGCGCTGCGGACAGCCGCCAACGCTCCGGGATACCCCACTGTCCATGGCACCGTCCCGCTGCGTGAAGCCATAGCGGGCTGGTTCGAGCGCCGGCGCGGTGTTCCGGGCCTGGATCCGAAGAACGTCATGCCCACCGTGGGTTCGAAGGAACTGGTGGCCTGGCTTCCCCTGCTGCTGGGGCTTAAGCCCGGAGACGTCGTCGTCCGTCCCAAAGTCGCCTACCCCACCTATGACATCGGCGCCACCTTCGCTGGCGTGACGTCTGTTGCCACCGACCACCTCGACGAACTCGACGAAGCCACCCGCTCGCGGGTCCGCCTGGTCTGGGTGAACTCGCCCGGGAACCCCACGGGCAGCGTCCGGGACGCCGAGTCCCTGCGGGCACTTGTGGCGCAGGCACGCGAACTGGGCGCCGTGGTCGCATCCGATGAGTGCTACGCCGAGCTCGGCTGGGGCGCGTGGGATGTCCAGCGCGGCGGCGAGCCTGTCCCCAGCATCCTCGATCCCCGTGTCGCCGGCGGCTCCCATGAGGGCCTTTTGGCCGTGTATTCGCTGAGCAAGCAGTCCAACCTGGCGGGCTACCGGGCAGCTTTCGTTGCCGGCGATCCGGTCATCATGGCCAACCTGGTCAACAGCCGCAAGCACGCGGGCATGATCGTGCCGTTCCCGGTGCAGGAGGCAATGCGCGTCGCCCTCGGCGACGACGTCCATGTGCAGGCGCAGAAGGACCTGTACCGGGGCCGCAGGGAACGTCTTGTGCCGGCCCTGAACCGCTTCGGACTGGAAATCAAGGAGTCCGACGCCGGGCTCTACCTCTGGTCCACCGCGGGCGAGGGTACCTGGGAGACTGTGGGACGGCTGGCCGACCACGGCATAGTGGTGGGACCGGGAGTCTTCTATGGCGAGGCAGGCAACGGATTCGTTCGGGTGGCGTTGACGGGCACTGACGAACGGATTGACGCCGCAGTCTCGCGGCTGACCGCCGCCTCGTAACAGCCGGGCCGTAACAATGGTGTGACTCGCGCCACAAAGGGAGCATTTTAGGCCACTTTCGAACGTCCCCGATTAGTGGCACCCGCTCAGGGGCGGTACTTTTTAAGTGACTATCAATGGTGGCTTTCTACAAGAAGGCAGCCCGGGTGTTGGAACCCTGTGCCGAACAGGGTCAGTGCGCGGCTCACCGGATGTTGGATCAAGCTTTCGACAGAGGCCCAGACGCCTCATGAAGGGGACTCCATGACTGAGACCAACAGCGCAACCCTGCTTCACGCAGGAGGGGAGCTCAAGCTCCCGCGCATCCAGGTTGTTGAAGGGAACGAAGGCTACGACGTTTCCAAGCTGCTGAAGCAGACGGGCGCAGTCACGTTTGACCCCGGCTTCATGAACACCGCAGCAACCACCTCGGCGATCACCTACATCGACGGCGATGCGGGCATCCTGCGTTACCGCGGATACCCCATCGAGCAGCTGGCTCAGCACTCCAGCTTCCTGGAGGTTTCGTACCTGCTGATCTACGGCAACCTGCCCAGCGCTACGGAGCTGGAAGAGTTCGACCAGAAGATCCGTCACCACACCCTCCTGCACGAAGAGCTCAAGGGTTTCTTCGGCGGCTTCCCGCGCGACGCCCACCCGATGCCTGTCCTGTCGTCGGCCGTGTCCGCGCTGTCCACGTTCTACCAGGACTCGCTGGACCCGTTCAACGCAGAGCAGGTGGAAGTCTCCACTATCCGCCTGATGGCTAAGCTGCCCGTCATCGCTGCCTATGCGCACAAGAAGTCCATCGGCCAGCCCATGCTGTACCCGGACAACTCGCATAACCTGGTGGAGAACTTCCTCCGGCTCAGCTTCGGCCTCCCGGCGGAGCAGTTCGAGATGGACCCGGTGGTCGCCAAGGCCCTGGACCTTCTGCTCATCCTGCACGCGGACCACGAACAGAACTGCTCCACTTCCACGGTGCGCTTGGTCGGCTCCTCAAATGCCAACCTGTTCGCATCGGTTTCCGCAGGCATCAACGCGCTCTTCGGTCCCGCGCACGGCGGTGCCAACGAGGCCGTACTCAAGATGCTCCGCCAGATCCAGGCAGACGGCACCAAGCCGGAAGACTACATGGAGAAGGTCAAGAACAAGGAAGACGGCGTGCGCCTTATGGGCTTTGGGCACCGCGTCTACAAGAACTACGATCCTCGGGCCAAGATCGTCAAGGCGACGGCGCACGAGATCCTCACCAAGCTCGGCGGCAACGACGAGCTCCTGGACATCGCCCTGCGCCTCGAAGAGAAGGCCCTGAATGACGACTACTTCATCCAGCGCAAGCTCTACCCGAATGTGGACTTCTACACGGGCCTGATCTACAAGGCCATGGGTTTCCCGGAAAAGATGTTCACCGTGCTGTTCGCGATCGGCCGGCTGCCCGGCTGGATCGCGCAGTGGCGTGAAATGATCTCCGACCCCAACACCAAGATCGGCCGTCCGCGCCAGCTCTACATCGGTGAGCCGGAGCGCAACTACCCCGCCCGCTAGTCCCCACCGGCTCCCATTCCTACGACCTCGGCCGCCCACCTTCACGAGGTGGGCGGCCGACGTCGTTAATTACAGGGCGAAGCAAACGCGGGGTCACTTAACGCCCATCCATGCCGCGGAAACGGGCCTTAAGTGACCCTCCCCGCCCGCACCCTGGCCTCGCAAGCTCGGCGAGGGAACCCTGCGGGCGTGGGCCCACATTGCGTCAGGAGTTGTAACCCAGCGGGTTGTTCTTCTGCCAGCGCCAGTGGTCCTCGCACATCTGGTCCACGGTTTTGGTGGTGGACCAGCTCAGGTCCGCAAGGGCGGACGTAGCGTCGGCCCA
Above is a window of Arthrobacter pascens DNA encoding:
- the dapC gene encoding succinyldiaminopimelate transaminase, whose amino-acid sequence is MTAAVNSFGLSLPDYPWEAMAPYVARASEHPGGAVNLSIGTPVDPTPGLIQDALRTAANAPGYPTVHGTVPLREAIAGWFERRRGVPGLDPKNVMPTVGSKELVAWLPLLLGLKPGDVVVRPKVAYPTYDIGATFAGVTSVATDHLDELDEATRSRVRLVWVNSPGNPTGSVRDAESLRALVAQARELGAVVASDECYAELGWGAWDVQRGGEPVPSILDPRVAGGSHEGLLAVYSLSKQSNLAGYRAAFVAGDPVIMANLVNSRKHAGMIVPFPVQEAMRVALGDDVHVQAQKDLYRGRRERLVPALNRFGLEIKESDAGLYLWSTAGEGTWETVGRLADHGIVVGPGVFYGEAGNGFVRVALTGTDERIDAAVSRLTAAS
- a CDS encoding citrate synthase, which translates into the protein MTETNSATLLHAGGELKLPRIQVVEGNEGYDVSKLLKQTGAVTFDPGFMNTAATTSAITYIDGDAGILRYRGYPIEQLAQHSSFLEVSYLLIYGNLPSATELEEFDQKIRHHTLLHEELKGFFGGFPRDAHPMPVLSSAVSALSTFYQDSLDPFNAEQVEVSTIRLMAKLPVIAAYAHKKSIGQPMLYPDNSHNLVENFLRLSFGLPAEQFEMDPVVAKALDLLLILHADHEQNCSTSTVRLVGSSNANLFASVSAGINALFGPAHGGANEAVLKMLRQIQADGTKPEDYMEKVKNKEDGVRLMGFGHRVYKNYDPRAKIVKATAHEILTKLGGNDELLDIALRLEEKALNDDYFIQRKLYPNVDFYTGLIYKAMGFPEKMFTVLFAIGRLPGWIAQWREMISDPNTKIGRPRQLYIGEPERNYPAR
- a CDS encoding putative acetyltransferase, which gives rise to MSPAQPTPRSFLAAAAPGTRVVVRYRIEGGLTDALGYLLYSDDGGCTVRTWQADVVIPLELVVAAKEVPPAPERRRPAR
- the fdxA gene encoding ferredoxin, yielding MTYVIAQPCVDVKDKACIEECPVDCIYEGERSLYIHPDECVDCGACEPVCPVEAIYYEDDTPDEWADYYKANVEFFDDLGSPGGAAKIGNTGKDHPMIAALPPQNQDH